Proteins from a genomic interval of Rhodococcus rhodochrous:
- a CDS encoding ArsA family ATPase, which yields MRWFLGKGGAGKTTLAAAEALAAARAGEPVLVVSIDRAHSLGDVLDLPPATNRDADATDIRTVEENLDMVEIDSLQLLRTRYAVLASMAALAGTHEHADRFDLPEPDELTGLPGVEELLVLTEVARLADSGRWALVVVDAPASADALRTLTAPRTVSDSLERIWPQHSRVAAATGPDPRTGVFVALFDRLLSGITAVRDLLDDRGRSAAVVVATPDRAGRAELARVRSWLALSGMRVDAVVVNGVVPAVGGSGAAARLLADQRAAHEAIVAEIGAAVTDVPVIVCERRAAEPVGLAALEELATALRRDAPVPSSETDEPVRVQHESGTGVESVYAMRMYLPLADPASLTLGRIGDDLVVGADGMRRRVRLASGLRRCTVSDAEFDGTDLVVRFVPDPAVWPL from the coding sequence GTGCGATGGTTCCTCGGAAAGGGCGGCGCCGGGAAGACGACCCTTGCCGCGGCCGAGGCGCTCGCGGCCGCCCGTGCGGGAGAGCCCGTGCTCGTCGTGTCCATCGACCGGGCGCACTCCCTCGGCGACGTGCTCGACCTGCCCCCGGCCACGAACCGGGACGCCGACGCGACGGACATCCGCACCGTCGAGGAGAACCTCGACATGGTGGAGATCGACTCGCTGCAGCTGCTCCGCACGCGCTACGCGGTCCTCGCGTCGATGGCGGCGCTCGCCGGGACGCACGAGCACGCCGATCGGTTCGACCTGCCCGAGCCCGACGAACTGACCGGACTTCCCGGCGTCGAGGAACTGCTCGTGCTCACCGAGGTCGCGCGACTCGCGGACAGCGGGAGGTGGGCTCTCGTCGTCGTCGACGCCCCGGCCTCCGCCGACGCCCTGCGCACCCTCACCGCGCCGCGCACGGTCTCCGATTCGCTGGAACGGATCTGGCCCCAGCACAGCCGGGTCGCAGCGGCCACCGGTCCGGACCCCCGCACGGGTGTCTTCGTCGCGCTGTTCGATCGGCTGCTGTCGGGGATCACCGCGGTACGCGACCTGCTCGACGATCGCGGACGCAGCGCCGCGGTGGTCGTGGCGACGCCCGACCGCGCCGGTCGTGCCGAGCTCGCACGGGTACGGTCGTGGCTCGCTCTGTCCGGCATGCGCGTCGACGCGGTCGTCGTCAACGGAGTCGTCCCCGCGGTGGGTGGTTCGGGTGCGGCCGCGCGGCTGCTCGCCGACCAACGGGCCGCGCACGAGGCGATCGTCGCCGAGATCGGGGCGGCCGTCACCGACGTTCCCGTGATCGTGTGCGAGCGCCGCGCCGCGGAGCCGGTAGGGTTGGCAGCTCTGGAGGAGCTCGCCACGGCGCTCCGCCGCGACGCACCCGTTCCCTCGTCGGAGACCGACGAGCCGGTCCGGGTGCAGCACGAATCGGGAACGGGGGTGGAGTCGGTGTACGCGATGCGCATGTACCTGCCGCTCGCCGATCCCGCGTCCCTGACACTCGGACGGATCGGCGACGACCTCGTCGTCGGCGCCGACGGGATGCGACGCCGGGTGCGACTCGCTTCGGGGCTGCGCCGGTGCACCGTCTCCGATGCCGAGTTCGACGGAACCGATCTGGTGGTGCGATTCGTACCGGATCCGGCGGTGTGGCCGCTGTGA
- a CDS encoding polyketide cyclase / dehydrase and lipid transport → MSSIQVADQTFVAAPPERIAEEIAALDRWRAWWPDLVLTVREDRAEKGIRWTVSGPLDGTMEVWIEPVLDGAVLHYFLHCEPAGVAPERVAGLDLAGMNRTRRVQGKVMTFEVKQRLEAGRPAGEPPRH, encoded by the coding sequence GTGAGCAGCATTCAGGTGGCGGACCAGACCTTCGTAGCGGCGCCCCCGGAGCGCATCGCCGAGGAGATCGCGGCCCTCGATCGGTGGCGTGCATGGTGGCCCGATCTCGTACTGACCGTGCGGGAGGACCGAGCCGAGAAGGGCATCCGGTGGACGGTGTCGGGTCCGCTCGACGGAACGATGGAGGTGTGGATCGAGCCGGTTCTCGACGGCGCGGTGCTCCACTACTTCCTGCACTGCGAACCGGCCGGTGTCGCGCCCGAGCGGGTGGCGGGGCTCGACCTCGCGGGAATGAACCGTACGCGCCGGGTCCAGGGAAAGGTGATGACCTTCGAGGTCAAGCAGCGTCTCGAGGCCGGTCGTCCGGCCGGTGAACCGCCGCGACACTGA
- a CDS encoding ROK family glucokinase, with translation MNTHDPGLTVGIDIGGTSIRAAAVDRNGDVVDSVRTQTPSSAVALENALHRLVEHLRDRNDIAAVGLGVAGFLTEDRTTVRFAPHLPWRDTPLAETLTERFGLPVVLEHDANAAAWAEYRFGAAAGSTIAVMVALGTGIGAALLLDGRIYRGAYGVAPELGHLQVVPNGRPCPCGKQGCWERYCSGTGLVDTTVEMLAAEPGRSVLAGEIASDPGSLTGRRIAGAAHDGDPVALAAFDDFARRLGLGLALVADVYDPELVVIGGGVSGSAPLFLDAAREHYAAVTTGAGHRPLARVRVAQLGDAAGLIGAADLARSAIETSRPPLSSNFPVGEIRRR, from the coding sequence GTGAACACGCACGACCCCGGGCTCACGGTCGGGATCGACATCGGGGGCACGAGCATCCGCGCGGCGGCCGTCGACCGTAACGGCGACGTCGTCGACAGTGTGCGCACGCAGACGCCGTCCTCCGCGGTCGCCCTCGAGAACGCGCTGCACCGGCTCGTCGAGCATCTGCGCGACCGCAACGACATCGCAGCGGTCGGGCTGGGGGTCGCGGGCTTCCTCACCGAGGACCGCACCACCGTGCGGTTCGCGCCGCATCTGCCCTGGCGCGATACGCCGCTCGCCGAGACGCTCACCGAACGCTTCGGGTTGCCGGTCGTCCTCGAACACGACGCCAATGCCGCGGCCTGGGCCGAGTACCGCTTCGGCGCCGCCGCGGGCAGCACGATCGCGGTGATGGTCGCGCTCGGAACGGGCATCGGCGCCGCCCTGCTGCTCGACGGCAGGATCTATCGCGGTGCCTACGGTGTGGCGCCCGAGCTCGGTCACCTGCAGGTCGTGCCCAACGGTCGGCCCTGCCCGTGCGGCAAGCAGGGGTGCTGGGAACGGTATTGCAGCGGAACGGGTCTCGTGGACACGACCGTCGAGATGCTCGCGGCCGAACCCGGGCGGTCCGTTCTCGCGGGCGAGATCGCCTCGGATCCCGGATCGCTCACCGGCCGGCGGATCGCGGGCGCAGCCCACGACGGCGACCCCGTCGCGCTCGCGGCCTTCGACGATTTCGCCCGCAGGCTCGGGCTCGGCCTCGCGCTCGTCGCCGACGTCTACGACCCCGAGCTCGTCGTCATCGGGGGAGGGGTCTCCGGTTCCGCGCCGCTGTTCCTCGACGCCGCGCGCGAGCACTACGCGGCCGTGACCACCGGCGCCGGCCATCGTCCTCTCGCGCGCGTCCGGGTCGCGCAGCTCGGCGACGCCGCCGGGCTCATCGGTGCCGCCGATCTCGCCCGCTCCGCGATCGAAACCTCACGACCACCGCTGTCGTCGAATTTCCCTGTAGGTGAGATTCGCCGGAGGTGA
- a CDS encoding C40 family peptidase encodes MQDRRRTGRPVLVVALVMMVLGFTLAPATAQPAGESPAARLEHLADLSRRSEQATEALHAAGADLEAKVAAQHEAEVRAGQADEALGAARAEIARFKPTVDKLARANYRGARTNRLFAVMVSDSPQQMLDQMVLLDVLGEQTSREVEGFRAATAAAAEAAVAAQHAADEARAAAEQAQTLRDELQRRQADLEEQIEGVLNAFEALSDAEKAELAGTPFPPGLDAEKILQHLVPGSNGAALRAALSRIGSPYVWGATGPDQFDCSGLMVWAYQQVGKSLPRSSQAQAQGGIPVSRDNLQPGDLVIFYDDASHVGMYVGDGNMVHASTFGVPVKVQSIDRFPFHSARRY; translated from the coding sequence GTGCAGGACAGGCGACGGACCGGCCGTCCAGTGCTCGTCGTCGCGCTCGTGATGATGGTCCTCGGTTTCACTCTGGCGCCGGCGACGGCGCAACCCGCAGGGGAGAGTCCGGCCGCACGCCTCGAGCACCTCGCGGATCTGTCACGTCGCAGCGAACAGGCCACCGAGGCTTTGCACGCCGCCGGGGCGGATCTCGAAGCGAAGGTCGCGGCGCAGCACGAGGCCGAGGTGCGTGCCGGCCAGGCCGACGAGGCGCTCGGCGCCGCTCGCGCCGAGATCGCCCGCTTCAAGCCCACCGTCGACAAGCTCGCGCGGGCCAATTACCGCGGTGCGCGCACCAACCGGCTGTTCGCCGTGATGGTGAGCGACTCGCCCCAGCAGATGCTCGACCAGATGGTCCTGCTCGACGTCCTGGGCGAGCAGACCTCGCGTGAGGTCGAGGGCTTCCGGGCGGCCACCGCCGCTGCGGCCGAGGCGGCCGTCGCCGCACAGCATGCCGCCGACGAGGCACGTGCCGCCGCCGAGCAGGCCCAGACCCTCCGCGACGAACTCCAGCGGCGACAGGCCGACCTCGAGGAGCAGATCGAAGGGGTCCTGAACGCCTTCGAGGCGCTGAGCGACGCGGAGAAGGCCGAACTCGCCGGCACTCCCTTCCCTCCGGGCCTCGACGCCGAGAAGATCCTGCAGCACCTCGTCCCCGGCAGCAACGGCGCCGCGCTGCGCGCCGCCCTGTCGCGCATCGGCTCACCGTACGTGTGGGGCGCGACCGGCCCCGACCAGTTCGACTGCTCGGGACTGATGGTGTGGGCGTACCAGCAGGTCGGCAAGTCGCTGCCCCGGTCGAGTCAGGCCCAGGCGCAGGGCGGCATCCCCGTCTCCCGCGACAATCTGCAGCCCGGCGACCTCGTGATCTTCTACGACGACGCCTCCCACGTCGGAATGTACGTCGGCGACGGCAACATGGTGCACGCCTCGACCTTCGGTGTGCCGGTGAAGGTGCAGTCGATCGATCGCTTCCCGTTCCACAGCGCCCGGCGGTACTGA
- a CDS encoding glycosyltransferase family 4 protein: MSRTLLVTNDFPPRPGGIQSYLHAFANQLPSDDLVVYAPRWRGDSHVKFDARVPFEVVRHPTTLMLPTPDVARRATRLLTEHDCDTVWFGAAAPLALLAPVLRRAGAHRIVASTHGHEVGWSMLPAARQALRQIGEHTDTVTYVSRYTRGRFASAFGPEAGLEHLPSGVNTDVFRPDPAARAELRARYGLGDRPTVLCLSRLVPRKGQDVLIRALPAIRKRIDGAVLVIVGGGPYESRLRELACRTEVEEHIVFTGTVPSAELAAHHTIADVFAMPCRTRGGGLDVEGLGIVYLEASATGVPVVAGRSGGAPETVRDGRTGYVVDGTSVTAVATAVSGVLADPDRAAAMGAAGREWVSTDWRWDVLGARLRGYLDASAPPNETVTPSAG; this comes from the coding sequence ATGTCGCGGACCTTGCTGGTGACGAACGATTTCCCGCCCCGACCCGGGGGCATCCAGTCCTATCTGCACGCCTTCGCGAATCAGCTGCCGTCCGACGACCTGGTCGTCTACGCGCCGCGGTGGCGCGGCGACAGTCACGTGAAGTTCGACGCGCGGGTCCCCTTCGAGGTCGTCCGTCATCCCACGACGCTGATGCTGCCGACCCCCGACGTCGCGCGACGGGCCACTCGGCTGCTCACCGAACACGACTGCGACACAGTCTGGTTCGGAGCGGCTGCGCCGTTGGCTCTGCTGGCGCCCGTGCTGCGCCGTGCCGGCGCCCATCGCATCGTCGCCAGCACCCACGGCCACGAGGTGGGATGGTCGATGCTTCCCGCCGCCCGGCAGGCGCTGCGGCAGATCGGCGAGCACACCGACACCGTCACCTACGTCAGTCGCTACACGAGGGGGCGGTTCGCCTCGGCATTCGGCCCCGAAGCGGGTCTCGAACACCTGCCGTCCGGCGTGAACACCGACGTCTTCCGGCCCGATCCGGCGGCACGCGCCGAACTGCGGGCACGCTACGGTCTCGGCGACCGGCCCACCGTGCTGTGCCTGTCGCGCCTGGTGCCGCGTAAGGGGCAGGACGTGCTCATCCGCGCGCTGCCCGCGATCCGGAAGCGGATCGACGGTGCCGTCCTCGTGATCGTCGGCGGCGGACCGTACGAGTCGCGTCTGCGGGAGCTCGCCTGCCGCACGGAGGTCGAGGAGCACATCGTGTTCACCGGCACCGTGCCGTCGGCCGAACTCGCCGCGCACCACACCATCGCCGACGTGTTCGCGATGCCGTGCCGGACCCGCGGCGGCGGTCTCGACGTCGAGGGCCTGGGCATCGTGTACCTCGAGGCGTCCGCGACCGGGGTGCCCGTCGTGGCCGGCCGGTCGGGCGGTGCCCCGGAAACGGTGCGCGACGGTCGCACCGGTTACGTCGTCGACGGCACCTCCGTCACGGCCGTCGCGACCGCGGTGTCCGGTGTCCTCGCCGATCCCGATCGTGCCGCCGCGATGGGCGCGGCCGGTCGCGAGTGGGTCTCCACCGATTGGAGGTGGGACGTCCTGGGCGCCAGATTGCGCGGTTATCTCGACGCCTCGGCGCCCCCGAACGAGACGGTGACGCCGTCGGCGGGGTGA
- a CDS encoding SRPBCC family protein gives MAEKTKRSITIDAPAERVMEVIADFDAYPTWVSAAKTVEVVEHRPDGRAERVRFVLDAGIVKDTYVLRYKWAPDNRAVSWELESGEIQKAQSGSYVLTEAPDGTTVVDYQLTVDLTIPMIGLFKRKAEKVITDTALKELKKQVEG, from the coding sequence ATGGCCGAGAAGACGAAGAGGTCGATCACCATCGACGCGCCGGCCGAGCGCGTCATGGAGGTCATCGCAGATTTCGATGCCTATCCGACGTGGGTGTCGGCGGCAAAGACCGTGGAGGTCGTGGAACATCGACCCGACGGCCGGGCCGAACGCGTGCGCTTCGTCCTCGACGCCGGCATCGTCAAGGACACCTACGTCCTGCGGTACAAGTGGGCGCCCGACAACCGTGCCGTGAGCTGGGAGCTCGAGAGCGGTGAGATCCAGAAGGCCCAGTCCGGCTCGTACGTGCTGACCGAGGCCCCCGACGGCACGACGGTCGTCGACTACCAGCTCACCGTGGATCTCACGATCCCGATGATCGGTCTGTTCAAGCGCAAGGCGGAGAAGGTCATCACCGACACCGCGCTGAAGGAACTCAAGAAGCAGGTGGAGGGCTGA